From the Desulfobacterales bacterium genome, the window GTCGTGTAGGCGCCGCCATGAGCTCTATTATCGATGGCGAAATTGACATTCGAAGTAGGATAAACGCCAATCATAACCATGCAGAACTTCGTGACGGATTATGGATCCATCGGAAGGGCGCTACGCAAGCCGAAAATGGCATGATGGGCGTTATCCCTGGTAACATGCGCGACGGCTCTTTCATTGTTTGCGGTAAAGGTAACCCGGAATCGTTGTATTCTAGCAGTCATGGTGCCGGTCGTGTCATGGGTCGCAAGCAGGCAAAACGAGAATTGAGCATGGATAATTTCAAATTTCAAATGATCGGCGTGGTAGCAAAAGTGGAGGCTGAAACACTTGATGAATCGCCCATGGCATACAAGGATATTTTAGAGGTGATGCGATTGCAGAGCGATCTTGTAGAACTTGTCCATTATGTCCTACCAATGATCAATATCAAGGCGTAACCCAACAGAGAAAGACGGCAAATGAATACACTGCAATTTGATGGAAATTTGACACGCGATCCTGAAATCACATACACGCCAGGCGGTCTTTGTGTGGCGAAATTCACGTTGGCCAACAACTACAAAAAGAAGGACGGAACGGAGGAAACAACCTTTCTGGACTGCACTGCATTTGAGCGGCGAGCTGAGGATATGAGGATCCTATCAAAAGGATCAAGAATCGAGATTGAAGGCCGCATTAAGCAGGAAAACTGGGAAGGCAAAGACGGCACAAAAAAGAGTAAAATCGTCTGCTATGTTTCACGTTTGAGCGTGCCTGTCTGGATTATCAAAAGCGAGATCGAAAAGGCCGAATGGAAACCATCGCAATCATCGCCACCGCAGCAAGGTGGATACAATCCAGCCAATGGTGCAAACCGGACACAAACGCGACAAGAGCCAGATTACGAAGATAAAAACGACTATGGCGAAGAAAGCGTGCCGTTCTGATTTGTGATATATTATAGCGTTCATACTCTCCCGGCTACCGGCTAACCTTGGCTAGCTACCAAGGGACAGCGGTCACCTTTCCCGTTGCCGGTAATTACTTTATATAGAAAAGGTCACAAATCAGAAAGGCGTTGGTTGTAGCATGGAAAATGACGGCGGATGGATTAAGATCTGGAGAAAATCCGTATTCAATAAATTCTTCAGCAATCCCCCCATTTGGCACCTTTTTACATACTGCATTTTGAAGGCGAATTACA encodes:
- the ssb gene encoding single-stranded DNA-binding protein codes for the protein MNTLQFDGNLTRDPEITYTPGGLCVAKFTLANNYKKKDGTEETTFLDCTAFERRAEDMRILSKGSRIEIEGRIKQENWEGKDGTKKSKIVCYVSRLSVPVWIIKSEIEKAEWKPSQSSPPQQGGYNPANGANRTQTRQEPDYEDKNDYGEESVPF